In a single window of the Gossypium hirsutum isolate 1008001.06 chromosome A13, Gossypium_hirsutum_v2.1, whole genome shotgun sequence genome:
- the LOC107893651 gene encoding CCR4-NOT transcription complex subunit 3 isoform X11, producing MGASRKLQGEIDRVLKKVQEGVDVFDSIWNKVYDTDNANQKEKFEADLKKEIKKLQRYRDQIKTWIQSSEIKDKKISASYEQALVDARKQIEREMERFKICEKETKTKAFSKEGLGQQPKTDPKEKAKSETRDWLNNVVGELESQIDSFEAEIEGLSVKKGKMRPPRLTHLETSITRHKAHIMKLELILRLLDNDELSPEQVNDVKDFLDDYVERNQEDFDEFDDVDELYSSLPLDKVESLEDLVAIGPLSKGGPILKTSLAASMSQLPEHVEDTASQDSNSDIAKTPPPKSSTINSSAAATPAGSHVTPAPLNLPPHSLSGASSPSVLPDSNSAQGLLESTGTTNPPPVNLSNATKEEDITNFPGRRSSPSLADTEVRGIGRGLSGQPSSTIPLVSGSVASGNGALGAVPPASDMAKRNILGVDERLGNSSMGQSLTSPISNRMILPQAAKSNDGNAPVDSSNPNESAGLPGRAFSPSMVSGMQWRPGSSFQNQNELVQFRGRTEIAPDIREKFLQRFQQVQQQGHSNLLSSMSPLAGGNHNQFSAQQQSPLMQQFNPQSSCFSIPPGLGHGGQAPGLNSVTSASLQQQPNSIHQQSGQQALATSVPKDADVGVAKVEEQQPQSLPDGSSSEAIQTSGLAKNLMNEDDLKAPYAIDSPAAVSGSLTEPARNIRDIDLSPGQPLQYNQSSSGLGVIGRRSVSDLGAIGDSLSGSTNSGGMHDQLYNMQMLEAAYYKIPQPKDSERKHPAATPASYPQVQAPIVNNPAFWERISMDGYGTGTDTLFVAFYYQQNTYQQYLAAKELKKQSWRYHRKYNTWFQRHEEPKIATDEFEQGTYVYFDFHVANDDHQHGWCQRIKTEFIFEYNYLEDELIV from the exons ATGGGAGCGAGTCGCAAGCTACAAGGAGAGATCGATCGTGTTCTCAAGAAAGTCCAAGAAGGTGTCGATGTGTTCGATAGCATCTGGAACAAG GTTTATGATACTGATAATGCGAATCAGAAGGAGAAATTTGAGGCTGACTTGAAGAAGGAAATCAAGAAGCTGCAAAGGTACAGGGACCAGATCAAGACTTGGATTCAATCGAGCGAGATCAAGGATAAGAAA ATTAGTGCCTCTTATGAGCAGGCCCTggtggatgctcggaagcaaatTGAGCGTGAAATGGAAAGATTTAAGATCTGTGAGAAGGAGACTAAGACAAAAGCATTTTCTAAAGAAGGCTTGGGCCAACAACCCAAAACT GATCCGAAGGAGAAGGCTAAGTCAGAGACAAGGGATTGGTTGAACAATGTG GTTGGAGAGTTAGAATCCCAGATTGATAGTTTTGAAGCTGAGATTGAGGGGCTGTCTGTGAAGAAAGGAAAGATGAGACCACCTAGACTG ACACACTTGGAGACATCAATTACACGACACAAAGCTCATATAATGAAGTTAGAATTGATTTTGAGACTATTGGACAATGATGAATTGAGTCCAGAGCAAGTCAATGACGTGAAAGACTTCTTGGATGATTATGTGGAACGAAATCAG GAGgactttgatgaatttgatgatgttgATGAGCTCTACAGCTCATTACCTCTAGACAAGGTGGAGTCTCTTGAAGATCTAGTTGCAATTGGCCCACTTTCCAAG GGTGGTCCAATCTTGAAGACATCTTTGGCAGCATCAATGTCTCAATTGCCT GAGCATGTTGAAGATACAGCTTCCCAGGATAGTAATTCTGATATAGCAAAGACCCCACCTCCAAAAAGTAGTACAATTAATTCTTCTGCTGCAGCAACACCAGCTGGGAGCCATGTAACCCCTGCTCCACTGAATCTTCCACCACATAGTTTGTCTGGTGCTTCATCTCCTTCAGTTCTTCCAGATTCAAATTCTGCCCAAGGCCTCTTGGAAAGCACTGGCACCACCAATCCTCCTCCTGTAAATTTATCTAATGCTACAAAGGAAGAAGATATCACAAACTTCCCTGGCCGTAGGTCATCTCCATCCCTTGCTGATACTGAAGTACGAGGCATTGGTAGAGGTCTATCCGGTCAGCCTTCATCTACTATACCCCTTGTTTCTGGAAGTGTGGCTTCTGGTAACGGGGCCCTTGGTGCTGTCCCTCCTGCCTCTGACATGGCAAAAAGAAATATTTTGGGAGTTGATGAGAGACTTGGGAATAGTAGCATGGGGCAATCTTTGACATCACCTATTAGTAACAGAATGATCTTGCCTCAGGCAGCCAAGTCAAATGATGGAAATGCACCTGTTGATTCTAGTAATCCTAACGAGTCTGCTGGACTACCTGGCAGAGCATTTTCTCCTTCAATGGTTTCTGGCATGCAGTGGAGGCCTGGAAGCTCGTTTCAGAATCAAAATGAGCTG GTGCAGTTTCGTGGAAGAACTGAGATAGCTCCTGATATAAGGGAAAAGTTTTTGCAACGGTTCCAGCAAGTGCAGCAGCAAGGCCATAGCAACCTGCTTAGCAGCATGTCTCCTCTTGCTGGAGGAAATCATAATCAGTTTTCTGCACAACAACAAAGCCCTCTCATGCAGCAG TTCAATCCTCAAAGCTCGTGTTTCTCAATCCCACCTGGTCTGGGACATGGTGGCCAAGCACCTGGTCTTAATAGTGTTACCTCTGCGAGCTTACAGCAGCAACCAAACTCAATCCACCAGCAGTCTGGTCAGCAGGCATTGGCAACAAGTGTTCCTAAGGATGCTG ATGTTGGCGTTGCAAAAGTTGAGGAACAACAACCGCAGAGTTTACCTGATGGTTCAAGTTCTGAAGCTATTCAAACTTCTGGGCTTGCCAAAAATCTCATGAATGAAGATGATTTGAAAGCTCCATATGCAATTGATTCTCCT GCTGCTGTCTCAGGCTCTTTGACGGAACCTGCTCGAAATATTAGGGATATTGATCTTTCTCCTGGACAACCCTTACAATATAACCAATCTTCTAGTGGTCTTGGTGTTATTGGCCGGAGAAGTGTTTCCGATCTTGGTGCCATTGGTGACAGCCTCAGTGGTTCAACAAATTCTGGAGGAATGCATGATCAATTGTACAATATGCAGATGCTTGAGGCTGCATATTACAAAATTCCCCAACCTAAAGACTCAGAACGA AAGCACCCTGCGGCAACACCTGCTAGTTACCCTCAAGTTCAGGCACCCATAGTGAATAATCCTGCCTTCTGGGAACGCATAAGCATGGATGGATATGGCACTGGCACTGATACACTGTTTGTTGCATTTTATTATCAACAG AACACTTATCAACAATATCTAGCTGCAAAGGAGCTGAAGAAGCAATCTTGGAGATACCATAGAAAATACAACACATGGTTTCAGCGGCATGAGGAACCAAAAATTGCTACTGATGAATTTGAACAGGGAACCTATGTATACTTTGATTTTCACGTGGCAAATGATGACCACCAACATGGATG GTGTCAGAGAATCAAGACTGAGTTCATCTTTGAGTATAACTATCTGGAAGATGAACTTATAGTATAG
- the LOC107893651 gene encoding CCR4-NOT transcription complex subunit 3 isoform X9, with product MGASRKLQGEIDRVLKKVQEGVDVFDSIWNKVYDTDNANQKEKFEADLKKEIKKLQRYRDQIKTWIQSSEIKDKKISASYEQALVDARKQIEREMERFKICEKETKTKAFSKEGLGQQPKTDPKEKAKSETRDWLNNVVGELESQIDSFEAEIEGLSVKKGKMRPPRLTHLETSITRHKAHIMKLELILRLLDNDELSPEQVNDVKDFLDDYVERNQEDFDEFDDVDELYSSLPLDKVESLEDLVAIGPLSKGGPILKTSLAASMSQLPEHVEDTASQDSNSDIAKTPPPKSSTINSSAAATPAGSHVTPAPLNLPPHSLSGASSPSVLPDSNSAQGLLESTGTTNPPPVNLSNATKEEDITNFPGRRSSPSLADTEVRGIGRGLSGQPSSTIPLVSGSVASGNGALGAVPPASDMAKRNILGVDERLGNSSMGQSLTSPISNRMILPQAAKSNDGNAPVDSSNPNESAGLPGRAFSPSMVSGMQWRPGSSFQNQNELFRGRTEIAPDIREKFLQRFQQVQQQGHSNLLSSMSPLAGGNHNQFSAQQQSPLMQQFNPQSSCFSIPPGLGHGGQAPGLNSVTSASLQQQPNSIHQQSGQQALATSVPKDADVGVAKVEEQQPQSLPDGSSSEAIQTSGLAKNLMNEDDLKAPYAIDSPAAVSGSLTEPARNIRDIDLSPGQPLQYNQSSSGLGVIGRRSVSDLGAIGDSLSGSTNSGGMHDQLYNMQMLEAAYYKIPQPKDSERVRSYTPKHPAATPASYPQVQAPIVNNPAFWERISMDGYGTGTDTLFVAFYYQQNTYQQYLAAKELKKQSWRYHRKYNTWFQRHEEPKIATDEFEQGTYVYFDFHVANDDHQHGWCQRIKTEFIFEYNYLEDELIV from the exons ATGGGAGCGAGTCGCAAGCTACAAGGAGAGATCGATCGTGTTCTCAAGAAAGTCCAAGAAGGTGTCGATGTGTTCGATAGCATCTGGAACAAG GTTTATGATACTGATAATGCGAATCAGAAGGAGAAATTTGAGGCTGACTTGAAGAAGGAAATCAAGAAGCTGCAAAGGTACAGGGACCAGATCAAGACTTGGATTCAATCGAGCGAGATCAAGGATAAGAAA ATTAGTGCCTCTTATGAGCAGGCCCTggtggatgctcggaagcaaatTGAGCGTGAAATGGAAAGATTTAAGATCTGTGAGAAGGAGACTAAGACAAAAGCATTTTCTAAAGAAGGCTTGGGCCAACAACCCAAAACT GATCCGAAGGAGAAGGCTAAGTCAGAGACAAGGGATTGGTTGAACAATGTG GTTGGAGAGTTAGAATCCCAGATTGATAGTTTTGAAGCTGAGATTGAGGGGCTGTCTGTGAAGAAAGGAAAGATGAGACCACCTAGACTG ACACACTTGGAGACATCAATTACACGACACAAAGCTCATATAATGAAGTTAGAATTGATTTTGAGACTATTGGACAATGATGAATTGAGTCCAGAGCAAGTCAATGACGTGAAAGACTTCTTGGATGATTATGTGGAACGAAATCAG GAGgactttgatgaatttgatgatgttgATGAGCTCTACAGCTCATTACCTCTAGACAAGGTGGAGTCTCTTGAAGATCTAGTTGCAATTGGCCCACTTTCCAAG GGTGGTCCAATCTTGAAGACATCTTTGGCAGCATCAATGTCTCAATTGCCT GAGCATGTTGAAGATACAGCTTCCCAGGATAGTAATTCTGATATAGCAAAGACCCCACCTCCAAAAAGTAGTACAATTAATTCTTCTGCTGCAGCAACACCAGCTGGGAGCCATGTAACCCCTGCTCCACTGAATCTTCCACCACATAGTTTGTCTGGTGCTTCATCTCCTTCAGTTCTTCCAGATTCAAATTCTGCCCAAGGCCTCTTGGAAAGCACTGGCACCACCAATCCTCCTCCTGTAAATTTATCTAATGCTACAAAGGAAGAAGATATCACAAACTTCCCTGGCCGTAGGTCATCTCCATCCCTTGCTGATACTGAAGTACGAGGCATTGGTAGAGGTCTATCCGGTCAGCCTTCATCTACTATACCCCTTGTTTCTGGAAGTGTGGCTTCTGGTAACGGGGCCCTTGGTGCTGTCCCTCCTGCCTCTGACATGGCAAAAAGAAATATTTTGGGAGTTGATGAGAGACTTGGGAATAGTAGCATGGGGCAATCTTTGACATCACCTATTAGTAACAGAATGATCTTGCCTCAGGCAGCCAAGTCAAATGATGGAAATGCACCTGTTGATTCTAGTAATCCTAACGAGTCTGCTGGACTACCTGGCAGAGCATTTTCTCCTTCAATGGTTTCTGGCATGCAGTGGAGGCCTGGAAGCTCGTTTCAGAATCAAAATGAGCTG TTTCGTGGAAGAACTGAGATAGCTCCTGATATAAGGGAAAAGTTTTTGCAACGGTTCCAGCAAGTGCAGCAGCAAGGCCATAGCAACCTGCTTAGCAGCATGTCTCCTCTTGCTGGAGGAAATCATAATCAGTTTTCTGCACAACAACAAAGCCCTCTCATGCAGCAG TTCAATCCTCAAAGCTCGTGTTTCTCAATCCCACCTGGTCTGGGACATGGTGGCCAAGCACCTGGTCTTAATAGTGTTACCTCTGCGAGCTTACAGCAGCAACCAAACTCAATCCACCAGCAGTCTGGTCAGCAGGCATTGGCAACAAGTGTTCCTAAGGATGCTG ATGTTGGCGTTGCAAAAGTTGAGGAACAACAACCGCAGAGTTTACCTGATGGTTCAAGTTCTGAAGCTATTCAAACTTCTGGGCTTGCCAAAAATCTCATGAATGAAGATGATTTGAAAGCTCCATATGCAATTGATTCTCCT GCTGCTGTCTCAGGCTCTTTGACGGAACCTGCTCGAAATATTAGGGATATTGATCTTTCTCCTGGACAACCCTTACAATATAACCAATCTTCTAGTGGTCTTGGTGTTATTGGCCGGAGAAGTGTTTCCGATCTTGGTGCCATTGGTGACAGCCTCAGTGGTTCAACAAATTCTGGAGGAATGCATGATCAATTGTACAATATGCAGATGCTTGAGGCTGCATATTACAAAATTCCCCAACCTAAAGACTCAGAACGAGTGAGGAGCTATACTCCA AAGCACCCTGCGGCAACACCTGCTAGTTACCCTCAAGTTCAGGCACCCATAGTGAATAATCCTGCCTTCTGGGAACGCATAAGCATGGATGGATATGGCACTGGCACTGATACACTGTTTGTTGCATTTTATTATCAACAG AACACTTATCAACAATATCTAGCTGCAAAGGAGCTGAAGAAGCAATCTTGGAGATACCATAGAAAATACAACACATGGTTTCAGCGGCATGAGGAACCAAAAATTGCTACTGATGAATTTGAACAGGGAACCTATGTATACTTTGATTTTCACGTGGCAAATGATGACCACCAACATGGATG GTGTCAGAGAATCAAGACTGAGTTCATCTTTGAGTATAACTATCTGGAAGATGAACTTATAGTATAG
- the LOC107893651 gene encoding CCR4-NOT transcription complex subunit 3 isoform X13 → MGASRKLQGEIDRVLKKVQEGVDVFDSIWNKVYDTDNANQKEKFEADLKKEIKKLQRYRDQIKTWIQSSEIKDKKISASYEQALVDARKQIEREMERFKICEKETKTKAFSKEGLGQQPKTDPKEKAKSETRDWLNNVTHLETSITRHKAHIMKLELILRLLDNDELSPEQVNDVKDFLDDYVERNQEDFDEFDDVDELYSSLPLDKVESLEDLVAIGPLSKGGPILKTSLAASMSQLPGGSSQEHVEDTASQDSNSDIAKTPPPKSSTINSSAAATPAGSHVTPAPLNLPPHSLSGASSPSVLPDSNSAQGLLESTGTTNPPPVNLSNATKEEDITNFPGRRSSPSLADTEVRGIGRGLSGQPSSTIPLVSGSVASGNGALGAVPPASDMAKRNILGVDERLGNSSMGQSLTSPISNRMILPQAAKSNDGNAPVDSSNPNESAGLPGRAFSPSMVSGMQWRPGSSFQNQNELVQFRGRTEIAPDIREKFLQRFQQVQQQGHSNLLSSMSPLAGGNHNQFSAQQQSPLMQQFNPQSSCFSIPPGLGHGGQAPGLNSVTSASLQQQPNSIHQQSGQQALATSVPKDADVGVAKVEEQQPQSLPDGSSSEAIQTSGLAKNLMNEDDLKAPYAIDSPAAVSGSLTEPARNIRDIDLSPGQPLQYNQSSSGLGVIGRRSVSDLGAIGDSLSGSTNSGGMHDQLYNMQMLEAAYYKIPQPKDSERVRSYTPKHPAATPASYPQVQAPIVNNPAFWERISMDGYGTGTDTLFVAFYYQQNTYQQYLAAKELKKQSWRYHRKYNTWFQRHEEPKIATDEFEQGTYVYFDFHVANDDHQHGWCQRIKTEFIFEYNYLEDELIV, encoded by the exons ATGGGAGCGAGTCGCAAGCTACAAGGAGAGATCGATCGTGTTCTCAAGAAAGTCCAAGAAGGTGTCGATGTGTTCGATAGCATCTGGAACAAG GTTTATGATACTGATAATGCGAATCAGAAGGAGAAATTTGAGGCTGACTTGAAGAAGGAAATCAAGAAGCTGCAAAGGTACAGGGACCAGATCAAGACTTGGATTCAATCGAGCGAGATCAAGGATAAGAAA ATTAGTGCCTCTTATGAGCAGGCCCTggtggatgctcggaagcaaatTGAGCGTGAAATGGAAAGATTTAAGATCTGTGAGAAGGAGACTAAGACAAAAGCATTTTCTAAAGAAGGCTTGGGCCAACAACCCAAAACT GATCCGAAGGAGAAGGCTAAGTCAGAGACAAGGGATTGGTTGAACAATGTG ACACACTTGGAGACATCAATTACACGACACAAAGCTCATATAATGAAGTTAGAATTGATTTTGAGACTATTGGACAATGATGAATTGAGTCCAGAGCAAGTCAATGACGTGAAAGACTTCTTGGATGATTATGTGGAACGAAATCAG GAGgactttgatgaatttgatgatgttgATGAGCTCTACAGCTCATTACCTCTAGACAAGGTGGAGTCTCTTGAAGATCTAGTTGCAATTGGCCCACTTTCCAAG GGTGGTCCAATCTTGAAGACATCTTTGGCAGCATCAATGTCTCAATTGCCT GGTGGTTCCTCTCAGGAGCATGTTGAAGATACAGCTTCCCAGGATAGTAATTCTGATATAGCAAAGACCCCACCTCCAAAAAGTAGTACAATTAATTCTTCTGCTGCAGCAACACCAGCTGGGAGCCATGTAACCCCTGCTCCACTGAATCTTCCACCACATAGTTTGTCTGGTGCTTCATCTCCTTCAGTTCTTCCAGATTCAAATTCTGCCCAAGGCCTCTTGGAAAGCACTGGCACCACCAATCCTCCTCCTGTAAATTTATCTAATGCTACAAAGGAAGAAGATATCACAAACTTCCCTGGCCGTAGGTCATCTCCATCCCTTGCTGATACTGAAGTACGAGGCATTGGTAGAGGTCTATCCGGTCAGCCTTCATCTACTATACCCCTTGTTTCTGGAAGTGTGGCTTCTGGTAACGGGGCCCTTGGTGCTGTCCCTCCTGCCTCTGACATGGCAAAAAGAAATATTTTGGGAGTTGATGAGAGACTTGGGAATAGTAGCATGGGGCAATCTTTGACATCACCTATTAGTAACAGAATGATCTTGCCTCAGGCAGCCAAGTCAAATGATGGAAATGCACCTGTTGATTCTAGTAATCCTAACGAGTCTGCTGGACTACCTGGCAGAGCATTTTCTCCTTCAATGGTTTCTGGCATGCAGTGGAGGCCTGGAAGCTCGTTTCAGAATCAAAATGAGCTG GTGCAGTTTCGTGGAAGAACTGAGATAGCTCCTGATATAAGGGAAAAGTTTTTGCAACGGTTCCAGCAAGTGCAGCAGCAAGGCCATAGCAACCTGCTTAGCAGCATGTCTCCTCTTGCTGGAGGAAATCATAATCAGTTTTCTGCACAACAACAAAGCCCTCTCATGCAGCAG TTCAATCCTCAAAGCTCGTGTTTCTCAATCCCACCTGGTCTGGGACATGGTGGCCAAGCACCTGGTCTTAATAGTGTTACCTCTGCGAGCTTACAGCAGCAACCAAACTCAATCCACCAGCAGTCTGGTCAGCAGGCATTGGCAACAAGTGTTCCTAAGGATGCTG ATGTTGGCGTTGCAAAAGTTGAGGAACAACAACCGCAGAGTTTACCTGATGGTTCAAGTTCTGAAGCTATTCAAACTTCTGGGCTTGCCAAAAATCTCATGAATGAAGATGATTTGAAAGCTCCATATGCAATTGATTCTCCT GCTGCTGTCTCAGGCTCTTTGACGGAACCTGCTCGAAATATTAGGGATATTGATCTTTCTCCTGGACAACCCTTACAATATAACCAATCTTCTAGTGGTCTTGGTGTTATTGGCCGGAGAAGTGTTTCCGATCTTGGTGCCATTGGTGACAGCCTCAGTGGTTCAACAAATTCTGGAGGAATGCATGATCAATTGTACAATATGCAGATGCTTGAGGCTGCATATTACAAAATTCCCCAACCTAAAGACTCAGAACGAGTGAGGAGCTATACTCCA AAGCACCCTGCGGCAACACCTGCTAGTTACCCTCAAGTTCAGGCACCCATAGTGAATAATCCTGCCTTCTGGGAACGCATAAGCATGGATGGATATGGCACTGGCACTGATACACTGTTTGTTGCATTTTATTATCAACAG AACACTTATCAACAATATCTAGCTGCAAAGGAGCTGAAGAAGCAATCTTGGAGATACCATAGAAAATACAACACATGGTTTCAGCGGCATGAGGAACCAAAAATTGCTACTGATGAATTTGAACAGGGAACCTATGTATACTTTGATTTTCACGTGGCAAATGATGACCACCAACATGGATG GTGTCAGAGAATCAAGACTGAGTTCATCTTTGAGTATAACTATCTGGAAGATGAACTTATAGTATAG
- the LOC107893651 gene encoding CCR4-NOT transcription complex subunit 3 isoform X15 — MGASRKLQGEIDRVLKKVQEGVDVFDSIWNKVYDTDNANQKEKFEADLKKEIKKLQRYRDQIKTWIQSSEIKDKKALVDARKQIEREMERFKICEKETKTKAFSKEGLGQQPKTDPKEKAKSETRDWLNNVTHLETSITRHKAHIMKLELILRLLDNDELSPEQVNDVKDFLDDYVERNQEDFDEFDDVDELYSSLPLDKVESLEDLVAIGPLSKGGPILKTSLAASMSQLPGGSSQEHVEDTASQDSNSDIAKTPPPKSSTINSSAAATPAGSHVTPAPLNLPPHSLSGASSPSVLPDSNSAQGLLESTGTTNPPPVNLSNATKEEDITNFPGRRSSPSLADTEVRGIGRGLSGQPSSTIPLVSGSVASGNGALGAVPPASDMAKRNILGVDERLGNSSMGQSLTSPISNRMILPQAAKSNDGNAPVDSSNPNESAGLPGRAFSPSMVSGMQWRPGSSFQNQNELVQFRGRTEIAPDIREKFLQRFQQVQQQGHSNLLSSMSPLAGGNHNQFSAQQQSPLMQQFNPQSSCFSIPPGLGHGGQAPGLNSVTSASLQQQPNSIHQQSGQQALATSVPKDADVGVAKVEEQQPQSLPDGSSSEAIQTSGLAKNLMNEDDLKAPYAIDSPAAVSGSLTEPARNIRDIDLSPGQPLQYNQSSSGLGVIGRRSVSDLGAIGDSLSGSTNSGGMHDQLYNMQMLEAAYYKIPQPKDSERVRSYTPKHPAATPASYPQVQAPIVNNPAFWERISMDGYGTGTDTLFVAFYYQQNTYQQYLAAKELKKQSWRYHRKYNTWFQRHEEPKIATDEFEQGTYVYFDFHVANDDHQHGWCQRIKTEFIFEYNYLEDELIV, encoded by the exons ATGGGAGCGAGTCGCAAGCTACAAGGAGAGATCGATCGTGTTCTCAAGAAAGTCCAAGAAGGTGTCGATGTGTTCGATAGCATCTGGAACAAG GTTTATGATACTGATAATGCGAATCAGAAGGAGAAATTTGAGGCTGACTTGAAGAAGGAAATCAAGAAGCTGCAAAGGTACAGGGACCAGATCAAGACTTGGATTCAATCGAGCGAGATCAAGGATAAGAAA GCCCTggtggatgctcggaagcaaatTGAGCGTGAAATGGAAAGATTTAAGATCTGTGAGAAGGAGACTAAGACAAAAGCATTTTCTAAAGAAGGCTTGGGCCAACAACCCAAAACT GATCCGAAGGAGAAGGCTAAGTCAGAGACAAGGGATTGGTTGAACAATGTG ACACACTTGGAGACATCAATTACACGACACAAAGCTCATATAATGAAGTTAGAATTGATTTTGAGACTATTGGACAATGATGAATTGAGTCCAGAGCAAGTCAATGACGTGAAAGACTTCTTGGATGATTATGTGGAACGAAATCAG GAGgactttgatgaatttgatgatgttgATGAGCTCTACAGCTCATTACCTCTAGACAAGGTGGAGTCTCTTGAAGATCTAGTTGCAATTGGCCCACTTTCCAAG GGTGGTCCAATCTTGAAGACATCTTTGGCAGCATCAATGTCTCAATTGCCT GGTGGTTCCTCTCAGGAGCATGTTGAAGATACAGCTTCCCAGGATAGTAATTCTGATATAGCAAAGACCCCACCTCCAAAAAGTAGTACAATTAATTCTTCTGCTGCAGCAACACCAGCTGGGAGCCATGTAACCCCTGCTCCACTGAATCTTCCACCACATAGTTTGTCTGGTGCTTCATCTCCTTCAGTTCTTCCAGATTCAAATTCTGCCCAAGGCCTCTTGGAAAGCACTGGCACCACCAATCCTCCTCCTGTAAATTTATCTAATGCTACAAAGGAAGAAGATATCACAAACTTCCCTGGCCGTAGGTCATCTCCATCCCTTGCTGATACTGAAGTACGAGGCATTGGTAGAGGTCTATCCGGTCAGCCTTCATCTACTATACCCCTTGTTTCTGGAAGTGTGGCTTCTGGTAACGGGGCCCTTGGTGCTGTCCCTCCTGCCTCTGACATGGCAAAAAGAAATATTTTGGGAGTTGATGAGAGACTTGGGAATAGTAGCATGGGGCAATCTTTGACATCACCTATTAGTAACAGAATGATCTTGCCTCAGGCAGCCAAGTCAAATGATGGAAATGCACCTGTTGATTCTAGTAATCCTAACGAGTCTGCTGGACTACCTGGCAGAGCATTTTCTCCTTCAATGGTTTCTGGCATGCAGTGGAGGCCTGGAAGCTCGTTTCAGAATCAAAATGAGCTG GTGCAGTTTCGTGGAAGAACTGAGATAGCTCCTGATATAAGGGAAAAGTTTTTGCAACGGTTCCAGCAAGTGCAGCAGCAAGGCCATAGCAACCTGCTTAGCAGCATGTCTCCTCTTGCTGGAGGAAATCATAATCAGTTTTCTGCACAACAACAAAGCCCTCTCATGCAGCAG TTCAATCCTCAAAGCTCGTGTTTCTCAATCCCACCTGGTCTGGGACATGGTGGCCAAGCACCTGGTCTTAATAGTGTTACCTCTGCGAGCTTACAGCAGCAACCAAACTCAATCCACCAGCAGTCTGGTCAGCAGGCATTGGCAACAAGTGTTCCTAAGGATGCTG ATGTTGGCGTTGCAAAAGTTGAGGAACAACAACCGCAGAGTTTACCTGATGGTTCAAGTTCTGAAGCTATTCAAACTTCTGGGCTTGCCAAAAATCTCATGAATGAAGATGATTTGAAAGCTCCATATGCAATTGATTCTCCT GCTGCTGTCTCAGGCTCTTTGACGGAACCTGCTCGAAATATTAGGGATATTGATCTTTCTCCTGGACAACCCTTACAATATAACCAATCTTCTAGTGGTCTTGGTGTTATTGGCCGGAGAAGTGTTTCCGATCTTGGTGCCATTGGTGACAGCCTCAGTGGTTCAACAAATTCTGGAGGAATGCATGATCAATTGTACAATATGCAGATGCTTGAGGCTGCATATTACAAAATTCCCCAACCTAAAGACTCAGAACGAGTGAGGAGCTATACTCCA AAGCACCCTGCGGCAACACCTGCTAGTTACCCTCAAGTTCAGGCACCCATAGTGAATAATCCTGCCTTCTGGGAACGCATAAGCATGGATGGATATGGCACTGGCACTGATACACTGTTTGTTGCATTTTATTATCAACAG AACACTTATCAACAATATCTAGCTGCAAAGGAGCTGAAGAAGCAATCTTGGAGATACCATAGAAAATACAACACATGGTTTCAGCGGCATGAGGAACCAAAAATTGCTACTGATGAATTTGAACAGGGAACCTATGTATACTTTGATTTTCACGTGGCAAATGATGACCACCAACATGGATG GTGTCAGAGAATCAAGACTGAGTTCATCTTTGAGTATAACTATCTGGAAGATGAACTTATAGTATAG